Proteins encoded by one window of Synergistota bacterium:
- a CDS encoding BMP family ABC transporter substrate-binding protein, translating to MRKSWLVLLCLILGFTAVAISAPIRVVLVTDIGGLGDKAFNDGCWLGVEKAVKDFGVKAKVIQSYEQEDYVPNITNGAEHGDVVMAAGFLMTDAMAKVAPMYPKKYFIIVDTVVKAPNVASFLFKEQEGAFLAGMLAAAVTKKGVVGYVGGMKIPPVIRFAVGYEAGVRTYCAITGKKVKVIGSYTGTFNDAAKGKAAAMSLFGQGADIVFQIAGQTGLGVIEAAKEKGEGYFAIGVDLNQDAIAPGRVLTSVLKRVDVAAYLGIKMVVEGKFKGGIYELGLKENGVGLTDMKYTRKHIPKKVLAMIEKAKKAIIEGKLVVPSNEDELKKFKPPKSL from the coding sequence GTGAGGAAAAGCTGGCTTGTTTTGTTATGCTTGATTTTGGGCTTTACCGCTGTTGCTATATCTGCTCCCATTAGGGTAGTTCTCGTTACGGATATAGGAGGACTTGGCGACAAGGCTTTTAATGATGGATGTTGGCTTGGGGTGGAGAAGGCAGTTAAGGATTTTGGGGTTAAGGCTAAGGTTATACAATCTTACGAACAGGAAGATTATGTGCCTAATATTACCAATGGTGCGGAGCACGGAGATGTCGTTATGGCAGCGGGATTTTTAATGACCGATGCTATGGCAAAGGTCGCTCCCATGTATCCCAAGAAGTATTTTATAATAGTTGATACCGTCGTTAAGGCTCCAAATGTCGCGAGCTTCTTGTTTAAGGAACAGGAAGGTGCTTTCCTCGCGGGAATGCTTGCCGCTGCCGTGACCAAGAAGGGAGTAGTTGGATATGTGGGCGGAATGAAGATTCCACCCGTTATCAGATTCGCCGTAGGATATGAGGCTGGAGTTAGAACCTACTGTGCTATAACTGGAAAGAAAGTTAAGGTTATAGGATCGTACACCGGCACCTTCAACGATGCTGCTAAGGGTAAGGCGGCTGCTATGTCTCTCTTTGGGCAGGGAGCGGACATAGTTTTCCAAATAGCTGGGCAGACAGGGCTTGGCGTTATAGAGGCTGCTAAGGAGAAGGGTGAAGGATACTTCGCCATAGGAGTTGATCTTAACCAGGATGCTATAGCTCCGGGCAGGGTCTTAACGAGTGTTTTAAAGAGGGTTGATGTAGCTGCCTATCTTGGAATAAAGATGGTTGTTGAAGGAAAATTTAAAGGCGGAATTTATGAACTTGGGCTTAAGGAGAATGGTGTAGGACTCACGGATATGAAATACACAAGGAAGCACATACCCAAGAAGGTTCTCGCTATGATAGAGAAA